From Magnetococcales bacterium, a single genomic window includes:
- a CDS encoding flippase-like domain-containing protein, protein MSWLRKALPVVLSLLLFYWVFRNVEIGSLWSVLQSTRFEWVLLTPVLVGLSLFFKAWRWRALLTAVHGEVTLWTVFSGISLGTLVDQVLPGKVGELIRSHLVGRKIGISRVTVLGTVVVERIFDILSVLTISTVAILGLGLHHHLLDKSLILGGGMLAVLVVGLLVFLWSRSLLHRLLGALLPRSLTAKVGELLERISQGFQTLGHWRYSGRALLGTLLMWGCLVTAFMPLLHAMGFQPAPPLHTAFVLIFLTAVGIAIPTAPGGMGIYEFVAYLSLSITLPAGALESPEMAARVAVFGLLYHITSLVPELLAGFYCLNREFPGLSLGNAISRLRPESGHD, encoded by the coding sequence ATGTCCTGGTTGCGCAAGGCCTTGCCGGTGGTTCTCAGCCTGTTGCTGTTCTACTGGGTGTTTCGCAATGTGGAGATTGGTTCGCTCTGGAGCGTGTTGCAATCGACCCGCTTCGAATGGGTGTTGCTGACGCCGGTTCTGGTGGGTTTGAGCCTGTTTTTCAAGGCCTGGCGCTGGCGTGCCTTGTTGACGGCGGTCCACGGCGAGGTCACCTTGTGGACCGTATTCTCCGGCATCTCCCTGGGTACCCTGGTCGATCAGGTGCTGCCCGGCAAGGTGGGCGAGCTGATCCGCTCGCATCTGGTGGGCCGCAAGATTGGCATCAGTCGGGTGACCGTTCTGGGTACCGTCGTGGTGGAACGCATCTTTGACATTCTTTCGGTGTTGACCATTTCGACGGTGGCCATTCTGGGTCTGGGTCTGCATCACCACCTGCTGGATAAATCCCTGATCCTGGGTGGTGGCATGTTGGCGGTCCTGGTGGTGGGCCTGCTGGTGTTTTTGTGGAGCCGCTCGCTCTTGCACCGCCTGTTGGGGGCACTCTTGCCGCGTTCGCTGACTGCCAAGGTGGGTGAATTGCTGGAGCGGATCAGTCAGGGATTCCAGACCCTGGGCCACTGGCGTTATTCAGGCCGTGCCCTGCTGGGAACCCTCCTCATGTGGGGGTGCCTGGTCACCGCCTTCATGCCCCTCCTGCATGCCATGGGTTTCCAGCCGGCTCCGCCCCTGCATACCGCTTTTGTGCTGATTTTTCTGACTGCGGTCGGCATTGCCATCCCCACGGCCCCCGGCGGCATGGGCATCTATGAATTTGTCGCCTATCTCTCCCTGAGCATCACCCTGCCCGCCGGTGCCCTGGAGTCACCGGAAATGGCGGCCCGGGTGGCCGTATTTGGTCTCCTCTATCACATCACCTCCCTGGTGCCCGAATTGTTGGCCGGATTCTACTGCCTCAATCGGGAATTCCCCGGCCTGAGCCTGGGCAACGCCATCTCCCGCCTGCGCCCGGAATCCGGCCACGACTGA
- a CDS encoding SPOR domain-containing protein yields the protein MPVRFAQKYSLRQITHLVLRGIVVGIFLSALWFALGWENPVSQLKSMAKLPTTFPPPVSNTTDQEKGQSVPSANLAILSSRPPAAEAQPGPVSATRDSGHVTTLVPASLPAPRIQPEPTSATENPVSNPQPTPSLSASGTQPESTSATENPVTNPKPAPILPASDTQPEPTSATENPVSNPIPTSGLSASATQPEPTSATENPVSNPIPTPGLSASGTQPESPVTIANRNLGGATQTITRHIKIRGMPDIQPGHFLVLIGTYANPETLESRRKKIVAIGIPVRIRNAEIPGQTLTHLQVGPFSTRQDARKAAALIRKKTGLPAEDLYTRYYLTE from the coding sequence TTGCCAGTGCGTTTCGCGCAAAAATATTCTCTGCGCCAGATCACGCACCTGGTTCTGCGTGGCATTGTGGTGGGAATTTTTCTGTCGGCCTTGTGGTTTGCCCTGGGATGGGAGAATCCGGTTTCGCAATTGAAATCCATGGCCAAGCTTCCGACAACCTTCCCTCCACCTGTCAGCAATACAACAGACCAGGAAAAGGGGCAATCTGTTCCGTCTGCAAACCTTGCCATTTTGTCGTCAAGACCGCCCGCTGCCGAAGCCCAACCGGGGCCGGTATCAGCAACCCGGGACTCCGGGCATGTCACCACCCTGGTCCCAGCCTCTCTCCCGGCTCCCAGGATCCAGCCCGAACCAACCTCGGCAACCGAAAATCCCGTCTCCAACCCCCAACCAACCCCAAGCCTCTCCGCCTCGGGTACACAGCCTGAGTCAACCTCGGCAACCGAAAATCCCGTCACCAACCCCAAACCAGCCCCAATCCTGCCCGCATCGGATACACAGCCCGAACCAACCTCGGCAACCGAAAATCCCGTCTCCAACCCCATTCCAACCTCAGGCCTCTCCGCCTCGGCTACACAGCCTGAGCCAACCTCGGCAACCGAAAATCCCGTCTCCAACCCCATTCCAACCCCAGGCCTGTCCGCCTCGGGTACACAACCAGAATCGCCGGTAACCATTGCGAATCGAAATCTTGGCGGGGCGACACAGACCATAACCAGACACATCAAGATACGCGGCATGCCCGATATTCAACCTGGACATTTTCTGGTCCTGATCGGAACCTATGCCAATCCTGAAACCCTGGAGTCCCGCCGCAAAAAAATTGTTGCCATCGGTATCCCGGTGCGCATCAGAAATGCAGAAATCCCTGGACAGACATTGACCCACCTCCAGGTAGGCCCCTTTTCAACCCGGCAGGACGCCCGGAAGGCAGCCGCGCTGATCCGGAAAAAAACCGGCCTGCCAGCCGAGGATCTCTATACCCGTTACTATCTGACCGAATAG